One Glycine soja cultivar W05 chromosome 2, ASM419377v2, whole genome shotgun sequence genomic region harbors:
- the LOC114370066 gene encoding U-box domain-containing protein 28-like, which yields MAKVRDQKLYVTVPSLFRCPISMDVMRSPVSLCTGVTYDRASIQRWLDSGHDTCPATLQVLPSKDFIPNLTLHRLIRLWLLSSSAAEPFSPSSADHLRPLLRKIHTSDDDLAGTLSIIAEFSLKSGEKRRSLATFPGFDSALVRALAGSNSLIDAAENSIYLLDSVFRENGEKIRKLILDAREECFSSMVFVLRNGSMKSKIETVRILEFLSCDFQSSKLVAETRGLLPLVASFLKDGVEELNDAVLSLLGVVSVTHSAKMELVSSGIVEVVTKLLRACSAATAERCLRMLAILATCAEGRAAMAVEPSLAAAVVERITKAPKAAAADAVAVLWSLCCLCGNVKVRDDVAKRNGVVVVLLVMQRGWEEHVRSMCVDLIKVLKGPACKNGLGLELGCYDTKTTHIKPC from the coding sequence ATGGCAAAGGTAAGGGATCAGAAGCTATACGTGACCGTTCCGAGTCTCTTTCGGTGTCCAATCTCCATGGACGTCATGCGCTCTCCCGTAAGCCTCTGCACCGGCGTCACATACGATCGCGCCAGCATTCAGCGCTGGCTCGACTCAGGCCACGACACGTGTCCCGCCACCTTGCAGGTTCTTCCCTCCAAAGACTTCATCCCCAATCTCACGCTCCACCGCCTCATCCGCCTCTGGCTCCTCTCCTCCTCCGCCGCCGAACCCTTCTCCCCCTCCTCCGCCGACCATCTCCGTCCTCTCCTCCGCAAAATCCATACCTCCGACGACGACCTCGCCGGAACCCTCTCCATAATCGCCGAATTCTCCCTAAAATCCGGTGAGAAACGCCGGTCTCTCGCCACCTTCCCCGGCTTCGACTCTGCCCTGGTCCGCGCGCTCGCCGGAAGCAATTCACTGATTGACGCTGCGGAAAACTCGATCTATCTTCTCGATTCGGTTTTCCGAGAAAACGGAGAGAAAATCCGGAAGCTGATTCTCGACGCTCGCGAAGAATGCTTTAGTTCGATGGTGTTTGTTCTGAGAAACGGATCTATGAAATCGAAGATTGAAACAGTTAGGATTTTGGAGTTTCTCTCGTGCGATTTTCAGTCTTCGAAATTGGTCGCGGAGACGCGAGGATTGTTGCCGTTGGTGGCGAGTTTTTTGAAAGACGGTGTAGAGGAGCTAAACGATGCCGTTTTGTCTCTGCTCGGCGTCGTTTCGGTGACTCACTCCGCGAAGATGGAACTCGTTAGTTCCGGAATCGTTGAAGTGGTTACGAAATTGCTGCGAGCGTGTTCGGCGGCGACGGCGGAGAGGTGTCTGAGGATGCTGGCTATTCTGGCCACGTGCGCGGAAGGGCGGGCGGCGATGGCGGTGGAGCCATCGCTTGCTGCGGCGGTGGTGGAGAGAATAACGAAGGCGCCCAAGGCTGCGGCGGCGGACGCGGTGGCGGTGCTGTGGAGCTTGTGCTGTTTGTGCGGGAACGTGAAGGTGCGAGATGACGTGGCAAAGCGCAACGGCGTCGTAGTGGTTTTGTTGGTCATGCAGAGGGGGTGGGAGGAGCACGTGAGGAGCATGTGCGTGGATTTGATTAAGGTTTTGAAGGGTCCTGCGTGTAAGAACGGGTTGGGGTTGGAACTAGGATGCTATGACACCAAAACCACTCATATCAAACCTTGTTAA